In the genome of Carnobacterium pleistocenium FTR1, one region contains:
- a CDS encoding ATP-binding protein: protein MQPILEQMMQRTKTTFLSEHCEVEGHEKYQLMKLSNGTVLCPRCETERKNEAIEKKNEDLFERLENRLRHAYLKDKSLVSDKPLWDAGFKNYVAEEEEVVKNKRYINILVKRYLSGEVFNTWLMGDPGVGKSHLSMATIKNINEYGAKDKKCLYISVAAMLRKIKSSYGNKESIYTEDYFIELMGEVDFLVLDDIGSESGSIGTDKKATDFVHRVLYEIGDMRQGKSTIITTNASWEELEGLYDKKIISRLRSKIELIKFTNTTDKRIGGCLNE, encoded by the coding sequence ATGCAACCGATTTTGGAACAGATGATGCAGCGAACGAAGACGACTTTCCTTTCTGAACATTGCGAAGTTGAGGGCCATGAGAAATATCAGCTTATGAAATTAAGTAATGGAACAGTATTGTGTCCTCGTTGTGAAACGGAACGCAAAAATGAGGCTATTGAGAAGAAGAACGAGGATTTATTCGAACGATTAGAAAATAGGCTTAGACACGCATATTTGAAAGATAAAAGCCTAGTATCTGATAAACCATTATGGGATGCAGGATTTAAAAATTACGTCGCTGAAGAAGAAGAAGTAGTTAAAAATAAACGGTATATCAATATTTTAGTCAAACGATATCTATCTGGCGAAGTATTTAACACATGGTTAATGGGTGATCCCGGAGTCGGTAAAAGTCATTTATCAATGGCAACAATCAAAAATATCAATGAGTACGGAGCTAAGGATAAAAAATGTTTGTATATCAGTGTCGCAGCAATGTTGCGCAAAATAAAATCTAGTTATGGCAACAAAGAATCTATTTACACAGAGGACTACTTCATAGAACTGATGGGCGAAGTTGATTTTCTAGTGTTAGATGATATCGGAAGTGAATCGGGCAGTATTGGTACGGATAAAAAAGCAACAGACTTTGTTCATCGGGTACTTTATGAAATTGGAGATATGAGACAAGGTAAATCAACTATCATCACTACCAACGCTTCTTGGGAAGAATTAGAGGGTTTGTACGACAAGAAAATCATATCCAGATTAAGAAGCAAAATTGAGTTAATCAAGTTTACGAATACAACAGATAAACGAATTGGAGGCTGTTTAAATGAGTAG
- a CDS encoding phage replisome organizer N-terminal domain-containing protein yields the protein MADNKKYYYIKLKENFFETEEMIVLESMPDGYKYSNILLKMYLKSLKHDGKVMLNERIPYNSNMLSSVTRHSVGDVEKSIKIFRELGLIETFDNGTIFISDIQQFIGKSSTEAERKKEYRERIKTESLKINGQMSGQMSDVSTPELEIELELEKELEKEIEKDIFGQPDRAPYKDVIDYLNQKADKQFRKNTSSTQKVIKARFKEGFTIEDFKKVIDNKTADWLNDKKMSEYLRPQTLFGADKFEGYLNQESKAKKEPAADRYDLKQLSERIDPIERHATDFGTDDAANEDDFPF from the coding sequence TTGGCTGACAACAAGAAATATTACTATATCAAATTAAAAGAAAACTTCTTTGAAACAGAGGAAATGATTGTTTTAGAAAGTATGCCGGATGGCTATAAGTATTCAAATATCTTGTTGAAAATGTATCTAAAAAGTTTGAAGCACGATGGAAAAGTAATGTTGAATGAACGCATCCCATACAACTCAAATATGCTCTCAAGTGTTACAAGACATAGCGTAGGAGATGTTGAGAAATCTATTAAGATTTTTAGGGAATTAGGGTTAATAGAAACCTTTGATAACGGAACAATCTTCATTTCTGACATTCAACAGTTTATTGGAAAATCGAGTACAGAAGCCGAACGAAAGAAAGAGTATAGAGAAAGAATTAAAACGGAATCTTTAAAGATAAACGGACAAATGTCCGGACAAATGTCGGACGTTAGTACACCAGAGTTAGAGATAGAGTTAGAACTAGAGAAAGAGTTAGAGAAAGAGATAGAAAAAGATATTTTCGGGCAACCCGACCGCGCTCCTTATAAAGATGTCATTGATTATTTGAATCAAAAAGCCGACAAGCAATTTCGAAAAAATACTTCATCTACTCAAAAAGTAATTAAAGCTAGATTTAAAGAAGGATTCACGATTGAAGACTTCAAAAAGGTTATCGATAACAAAACAGCCGATTGGTTGAACGATAAAAAAATGAGTGAATATCTACGACCTCAAACATTATTTGGAGCAGATAAATTTGAGGGGTACTTAAACCAAGAATCTAAAGCCAAAAAAGAACCTGCAGCCGATCGTTATGACTTGAAGCAACTAAGTGAAAGGATTGATCCGATTGAAAGACATGCAACCGATTTTGGAACAGATGATGCAGCGAACGAAGACGACTTTCCTTTCTGA
- a CDS encoding putative HNHc nuclease — protein MEFVGKLESYSGNKMIIDIPDGFDMNEIVRKSEQGELVVDFYEKDTITNLQRKHYWALVGDIEEYTGYTKDVIDSFLRVEFMKLISLEEYPSLKRNQMKKTVASELLEYVIDLCITNGIPFRKQQFYLTINTSKMLYALTLKRLCWVCGKPNSEIMHVETVGSGRDRKKIDHSKHHFMCGCWKHHQEQHAIGIDTYMTKYHFKPITLNYEDLIKLGLMSKKKVEELEAIEIG, from the coding sequence ATGGAATTTGTTGGAAAGCTAGAATCTTATTCTGGTAACAAGATGATAATCGACATCCCGGACGGTTTCGATATGAACGAAATTGTTCGGAAAAGTGAGCAAGGTGAGTTGGTCGTTGATTTCTACGAGAAAGATACGATAACAAACTTGCAGCGCAAACATTATTGGGCCTTGGTTGGAGATATCGAAGAGTATACAGGCTATACGAAAGACGTGATCGATTCCTTTTTGCGAGTTGAGTTTATGAAGTTAATCAGCTTAGAAGAATATCCAAGCTTGAAACGTAACCAGATGAAGAAAACAGTTGCTAGTGAGCTATTAGAGTATGTTATCGACTTATGTATCACAAATGGTATTCCATTCCGTAAGCAGCAATTTTACTTGACGATTAACACAAGCAAGATGTTATACGCTTTGACACTTAAAAGGCTTTGCTGGGTATGTGGCAAACCGAATTCAGAAATCATGCATGTGGAGACAGTGGGTAGTGGTCGGGACAGAAAAAAAATTGACCACTCGAAACATCACTTCATGTGTGGTTGCTGGAAGCATCACCAAGAGCAGCATGCGATTGGAATTGACACCTATATGACTAAGTACCATTTCAAACCGATTACTTTAAATTATGAGGATCTAATCAAGTTAGGATTAATGAGCAAAAAGAAAGTTGAAGAACTGGAGGCAATCGAAATTGGCTGA
- a CDS encoding DUF1351 domain-containing protein — translation MTNEVMETGEVEFFGVDFTPSTIVINNEDELTNTIEDYAAKYKGLVFNEDGVKDAKNVRAEMRGVAKSLDDKRKEVKKEYNKPLALFEKRIKKLTETIQEVITPIDEGIKNLEEQERLSKQKEIETQVNNQLEEQSEYVKESFLYNPKWLNKGPSMKKVAEEVEEQIQLLLKEEQQINANVDIITNYCKAVKVEPQGWLTVLKNGNTAPEVMKMIDKSLADAKEREQTEIDRKQREEELARIKQDSYVELSVESVETIPETPYEPDFTDLEEPEVQTYYLEVTGTIEQLSALNSFMVENGIQVKSV, via the coding sequence ATGACAAATGAAGTAATGGAAACAGGCGAAGTTGAATTTTTCGGAGTTGACTTCACGCCTTCAACAATCGTGATCAACAATGAAGATGAACTGACAAATACGATTGAGGACTATGCAGCTAAATACAAGGGCCTTGTCTTCAACGAAGACGGTGTAAAGGATGCTAAAAATGTACGTGCTGAAATGCGTGGCGTAGCTAAATCATTAGATGATAAACGCAAAGAAGTGAAAAAGGAATACAACAAGCCTTTAGCGTTGTTCGAGAAACGGATCAAGAAGTTAACTGAAACAATCCAAGAAGTGATTACTCCAATTGACGAGGGTATCAAAAACTTAGAAGAACAAGAAAGGCTATCTAAGCAAAAAGAAATTGAAACGCAGGTAAACAATCAATTAGAAGAACAGTCTGAGTACGTTAAAGAATCATTTTTATATAATCCAAAATGGTTAAACAAAGGGCCTTCAATGAAAAAAGTTGCAGAAGAAGTTGAGGAACAAATTCAATTGCTTCTAAAAGAGGAACAACAAATAAACGCAAATGTGGACATCATTACCAACTACTGCAAGGCCGTCAAAGTTGAGCCACAAGGTTGGTTGACCGTATTAAAAAATGGCAATACAGCACCAGAAGTAATGAAGATGATTGATAAGTCACTAGCGGATGCAAAAGAGCGTGAGCAAACTGAAATTGACCGTAAACAGCGCGAAGAAGAGTTAGCACGTATCAAACAAGATAGCTACGTTGAGTTGAGCGTAGAAAGTGTAGAAACTATACCAGAAACACCTTATGAACCAGATTTCACTGATTTAGAAGAACCAGAAGTACAAACGTATTATTTAGAAGTCACTGGAACAATCGAACAGTTAAGCGCATTAAATAGCTTCATGGTAGAAAACGGAATACAGGTTAAATCAGTTTAG
- a CDS encoding ERF family protein encodes MKTSENIGEIAAALAKFQNVVESPKKSSDNPAFKREGKSLKYADLDAIIKVVTPALSSNGLSQMQFTSSDIETKTVKVYTMILHSSGQFMISDELILPAENFGKFNSQTIGSAITYGRRYSLSAILGIASEDDDDANSQSLPDDKKGKEAPKSNPKPTNTDNDFFKNKKELEDRIHEVANKTGTTYEACKKFVLDKSNEQMNKDFKDFNSSNLPSSMGYLKVLETKSNNKPETKQGAILDGMTNQPAEEINWGNR; translated from the coding sequence ATGAAAACGAGTGAGAACATTGGTGAAATAGCAGCAGCTCTAGCAAAGTTTCAAAACGTAGTAGAAAGTCCTAAAAAGAGTTCAGATAACCCGGCATTTAAGCGTGAAGGTAAAAGTCTTAAATATGCTGATCTAGATGCCATTATCAAAGTAGTAACACCAGCGTTAAGCAGCAACGGACTATCACAAATGCAATTTACAAGTTCTGACATTGAAACAAAGACAGTCAAAGTTTACACGATGATCCTTCATAGTTCCGGACAATTCATGATAAGTGACGAGTTAATTTTACCGGCTGAAAACTTCGGAAAATTCAACTCTCAAACAATTGGCTCAGCAATCACTTATGGCAGGCGTTACAGCTTATCAGCAATATTAGGAATTGCTAGTGAAGATGATGACGACGCTAATTCTCAAAGTTTACCAGATGATAAAAAAGGTAAAGAGGCACCAAAAAGTAATCCTAAACCAACGAATACTGATAATGATTTCTTCAAAAATAAAAAAGAACTTGAAGATCGCATTCATGAAGTTGCAAATAAAACCGGAACTACTTATGAAGCTTGTAAAAAATTCGTATTAGATAAATCAAACGAACAAATGAACAAAGATTTTAAAGACTTCAATTCAAGTAATTTACCTTCTTCAATGGGTTACTTAAAAGTTCTTGAGACTAAGTCTAATAACAAGCCAGAAACAAAGCAAGGCGCCATTTTAGATGGTATGACTAACCAACCAGCAGAAGAAATCAATTGGGGGAATAGATAA
- a CDS encoding helix-turn-helix domain-containing protein, producing MTTKIIMAKPKQALNTEEACEFLQISKPSLYKYARIGVIPGRKIGTEWRFSKAALEKWLSGYEYKRGERYETNHY from the coding sequence ATGACGACAAAAATTATCATGGCTAAACCGAAACAAGCATTAAACACAGAAGAAGCTTGCGAGTTCCTTCAAATAAGCAAGCCAAGCCTTTACAAATATGCACGAATTGGAGTGATTCCAGGACGCAAAATAGGCACAGAATGGCGTTTTAGTAAAGCAGCGTTAGAAAAATGGTTGTCTGGATATGAATATAAAAGAGGTGAGAGATATGAAACTAATCATTACTGA
- a CDS encoding phage regulatory protein/antirepressor Ant, producing the protein MSNLVIMKNRQALTTSLQIAVDFEKEHYDVIKSINRLKEDVGSFSEMFVEDSEPDSYGRPRKIYFMNRDGFVLLAMGYNGKKALDFKMKYIQAFNQMETQLIEQAKDSYMIEDPVKRAEKWIQERKQVQQLELENSQLKPKAIFADSVAASDTSILINDLAKLLKQNGIEIGGTRLFAWLRETGYLIKRKGTDYNMPTQKSMELELFQIKETAINHNSGRISISRTPKVTGKGQLYFINKFITAKNKIGIEG; encoded by the coding sequence ATGTCAAATTTAGTAATCATGAAAAATAGACAAGCGCTAACAACTTCTTTACAAATAGCTGTTGATTTTGAAAAGGAACATTACGACGTAATTAAGTCGATAAATAGATTAAAAGAAGATGTCGGAAGTTTTTCCGAGATGTTTGTAGAAGATTCCGAACCAGATTCTTATGGTAGGCCAAGAAAAATTTATTTTATGAATCGTGATGGGTTCGTTCTACTAGCGATGGGATACAACGGGAAGAAAGCTTTAGATTTCAAAATGAAATATATTCAAGCCTTCAATCAAATGGAAACTCAACTAATCGAACAAGCTAAAGATTCATACATGATTGAAGATCCTGTCAAACGAGCTGAGAAGTGGATTCAAGAACGTAAGCAAGTCCAACAGTTGGAACTAGAAAATTCACAACTAAAACCAAAAGCAATATTCGCAGATAGTGTAGCAGCATCTGATACGTCAATCCTTATTAATGACCTAGCAAAACTATTAAAACAAAATGGAATTGAGATTGGTGGAACAAGATTGTTCGCCTGGTTAAGAGAAACTGGTTACCTAATCAAACGAAAAGGCACGGATTACAATATGCCTACTCAAAAATCAATGGAGCTAGAGTTGTTTCAAATAAAAGAAACGGCAATCAATCACAATAGTGGTCGAATCTCAATATCTAGAACGCCAAAAGTAACTGGCAAAGGCCAATTGTATTTTATTAACAAGTTTATAACTGCAAAAAATAAAATCGGAATAGAGGGATAA
- a CDS encoding helix-turn-helix transcriptional regulator translates to MRERLIKERKTKSLSREELARNLEIAEITVRKLEEGSRNPSVNMAKKFALYYEKDLTELFPDIFLIKFDTKRSKNKDN, encoded by the coding sequence ATGCGTGAACGATTAATCAAAGAACGAAAAACTAAATCTCTTTCAAGAGAAGAGTTAGCTAGAAATCTTGAAATTGCTGAAATAACTGTTAGAAAATTAGAAGAAGGTAGCAGAAATCCGAGTGTTAACATGGCTAAAAAATTTGCTTTATATTACGAGAAAGATTTAACAGAACTATTTCCGGATATTTTTTTAATCAAGTTCGATACAAAACGTAGCAAAAATAAGGATAACTAA